The Chryseobacterium indicum genome includes a window with the following:
- a CDS encoding PadR family transcriptional regulator, whose protein sequence is MNTENTKAQMRKGILEFCILSLINHREMYVSDLIDELKKGKLDVVEGTLYPLLTRLKNGEFLSYRWEESTGGPPRKYYQITEKGKLFLDELQNTWNELTNSVNQITQKN, encoded by the coding sequence ATGAATACTGAAAATACCAAAGCGCAAATGCGAAAAGGAATTCTGGAATTCTGTATTTTAAGTCTCATCAATCATCGCGAAATGTACGTTTCCGACTTAATAGATGAACTGAAAAAAGGAAAACTGGATGTCGTAGAAGGAACACTCTACCCTCTTTTAACAAGATTAAAAAACGGTGAGTTCCTTTCATACAGATGGGAAGAATCTACGGGAGGACCACCCAGAAAATATTACCAGATTACAGAAAAAGGTAAATTATTTTTAGATGAACTTCAAAATACCTGGAACGAATTAACCAATTCAGTCAACCAAATCACTCAAAAAAATTAA
- a CDS encoding chorismate-binding protein, which produces MIYFKFPFDEKLYSTDEDSGENPISFYSFDGLERLDFGGKIIELSPENFNQILISSKILPEDKSGFAAETKEEYLENLEKVIEVIKEHQLPKLVYSRRKIFTDFEEINLKESFNHLCQSYPNAFRYIFIDDEHSWMGAFSEVLGKFSKKTYEFETMSLAGTLPVSENWSEKEIEEQKPVTSYIRNILNRYSENVTESETYDHISGNIKHLRTDFKAQIKPENLDQIIQELHPTPAVCGIPKDFCKEEIQKIEKFPRELYAGYIKIETDETVQYFVNLRCSKLYKNAVHLFVGGGITAQSNPEKEWTETELKSEAVLKNLVILK; this is translated from the coding sequence ATGATTTATTTCAAATTTCCATTCGACGAAAAACTGTATTCCACAGATGAAGATTCCGGCGAAAACCCTATCAGTTTTTATTCTTTTGATGGATTGGAACGATTGGATTTTGGAGGAAAAATTATTGAATTAAGCCCCGAAAATTTTAATCAGATCTTAATTTCAAGTAAGATTTTACCTGAAGACAAAAGCGGATTTGCTGCCGAAACCAAGGAAGAATATTTAGAAAATCTTGAAAAAGTAATTGAGGTTATCAAAGAACATCAGCTTCCGAAACTGGTCTATTCAAGAAGAAAAATTTTCACAGATTTTGAAGAAATTAATCTGAAAGAAAGCTTTAATCACCTCTGTCAATCCTATCCGAATGCATTCCGATATATTTTTATCGATGACGAACATTCATGGATGGGCGCTTTCTCGGAAGTTTTAGGAAAATTCAGTAAAAAAACGTACGAATTTGAAACGATGAGTCTCGCAGGAACGCTTCCCGTTTCTGAAAACTGGTCGGAAAAGGAAATTGAAGAACAAAAACCTGTAACGTCCTACATCAGAAATATTTTAAACCGGTATTCTGAAAACGTAACAGAATCTGAAACTTACGATCATATTTCAGGAAATATCAAGCATCTACGAACGGATTTTAAAGCCCAAATTAAGCCTGAAAACTTAGATCAGATTATTCAGGAATTACACCCCACTCCTGCTGTTTGCGGAATTCCGAAAGATTTTTGTAAAGAAGAAATTCAGAAGATTGAAAAATTTCCGCGCGAACTGTACGCAGGATATATTAAAATTGAGACTGATGAAACGGTACAGTATTTTGTTAATCTTCGCTGTTCAAAACTGTATAAAAATGCAGTTCATTTATTTGTAGGCGGCGGAATTACCGCACAAAGCAATCCCGAAAAAGAATGGACAGAAACGGAGTTGAAATCGGAAGCAGTTCTGAAAAATCTGGTAATTTTAAAATAA
- a CDS encoding RNA polymerase sigma factor — translation MKENSNFNWQKIYLDYSPKLLGICRRYVDDIYTAEDIVQDSFITAIQKNDQLNDEKALFAWLKKIVVNNALQHIRKHSKDTFVTTEPSEIPDTYSEMDHHLSEEKNVFVYDFTSEELLSSIDSLPPHHKSVFNLYFIENHSHAEISGLLGITVNTSKSHLLRAKKSIQNYLMKNFVNQNTPKKKIAQLLVVFGLGGLLWAQTFKSKFADFTIQPSKKMQIPSDLKINNTAFLSSNTSLKKKTVIGGTFLVIIILSVFFLNPKNSFFSTNQNSALPILTDNNETVGKKTKNHFVNTNSDSKEKPGNDAVNQSATNIIEEKNTAKREIRGDETGLKSRPVLKKTAAKDTIEEAPQKVIVVKKIIKRDTVFIEK, via the coding sequence ATGAAGGAAAACAGCAACTTCAACTGGCAAAAAATTTATCTCGATTATTCCCCGAAACTTCTGGGAATATGCCGAAGATATGTCGATGATATTTATACGGCGGAAGACATCGTGCAGGACAGTTTCATTACCGCAATCCAGAAAAACGATCAGCTGAATGATGAAAAAGCTCTGTTTGCATGGCTGAAAAAAATTGTGGTAAACAATGCACTGCAACACATCCGCAAACACAGCAAAGATACTTTTGTAACCACAGAACCTTCGGAAATCCCAGATACCTATTCAGAAATGGACCATCATTTATCAGAAGAAAAAAACGTTTTCGTTTACGACTTCACCAGTGAAGAACTACTGTCTTCCATCGACAGTCTTCCACCCCATCACAAATCTGTTTTCAATCTGTATTTTATTGAAAATCATTCTCATGCAGAAATTTCGGGTTTATTGGGAATTACCGTAAATACCTCAAAATCCCACCTTTTGAGAGCGAAAAAATCGATTCAGAATTATCTGATGAAGAATTTCGTCAATCAAAATACACCGAAGAAAAAAATCGCGCAACTGCTTGTTGTTTTCGGACTTGGCGGATTGCTTTGGGCGCAGACTTTTAAAAGTAAATTTGCTGATTTTACCATTCAGCCATCAAAAAAAATGCAGATTCCTTCAGATCTTAAAATTAATAACACTGCATTTTTATCATCCAATACGAGTCTGAAAAAGAAAACAGTTATTGGAGGAACATTTTTGGTCATCATCATTCTGTCTGTTTTTTTCTTAAATCCGAAGAATTCTTTTTTCTCAACGAATCAAAATTCAGCTTTACCAATTCTTACAGATAATAATGAAACAGTAGGTAAAAAGACAAAAAACCACTTCGTAAATACCAATTCTGATTCAAAAGAAAAACCAGGCAATGATGCTGTAAATCAGTCAGCAACAAATATAATTGAAGAAAAAAACACTGCTAAAAGAGAAATAAGAGGAGATGAAACAGGATTGAAAAGCAGACCGGTTTTAAAAAAAACGGCTGCAAAAGACACCATTGAAGAAGCTCCGCAGAAAGTAATTGTCGTTAAAAAAATCATTAAAAGAGACACCGTATTTATTGAAAAATAA
- a CDS encoding tetratricopeptide repeat protein: MNTKIIFLSFIIAFVFPGNLFGQKNYRTLVYEGNEKFNGKDYDGASVKYLEAIRTNSKDFTAHYNLGNALYKSKKYQEAKAEFETAQKLSQTLPDKAAALHNLGNTYMQMNKPEKAAEFYRQSLKQNPYSEVTRKNYEIAKLKDKENQQKKQQQNNSGKGGGGKDQQQNDDQKGKDQKQDQGQGQQNKGDGQGNDPNRNQNNEGKIPKGLENQILNKVSEKEKETARRILNKNSYSMPESNEKDW; the protein is encoded by the coding sequence ATGAATACTAAAATCATTTTTTTATCGTTTATAATTGCTTTCGTCTTTCCGGGAAATCTTTTCGGGCAGAAAAACTACAGGACTTTAGTCTATGAAGGCAATGAGAAATTCAACGGTAAAGATTATGATGGCGCGTCTGTAAAGTATCTGGAAGCAATCAGAACCAACAGCAAAGATTTTACAGCGCACTACAATTTAGGAAACGCATTATATAAAAGCAAAAAATACCAAGAAGCAAAAGCAGAATTCGAGACGGCTCAGAAACTTTCTCAGACACTTCCGGATAAAGCAGCTGCTCTTCATAATTTGGGGAATACCTATATGCAGATGAACAAGCCTGAAAAGGCAGCAGAATTTTACAGACAGTCCCTGAAGCAAAATCCGTACAGCGAAGTAACAAGAAAAAATTACGAGATTGCCAAGCTGAAGGATAAGGAAAACCAGCAGAAAAAACAACAGCAAAATAACTCCGGTAAAGGAGGCGGTGGTAAAGATCAACAGCAAAATGATGATCAAAAAGGAAAAGATCAAAAGCAGGATCAGGGACAAGGCCAGCAGAATAAAGGAGACGGACAGGGAAATGATCCCAACCGTAACCAGAATAATGAAGGCAAAATCCCTAAAGGTCTCGAAAATCAAATACTCAACAAAGTAAGCGAAAAGGAAAAAGAAACCGCCAGAAGAATTTTAAATAAAAATTCTTATTCGATGCCCGAGAGCAACGAGAAAGATTGGTGA
- a CDS encoding PaaI family thioesterase → MYIKDKSKEEILEFINNWGGETFAKTLDIKFTDIDVENETLTATMPVSPKIHQPFGIMHGGASCVLAETMGSSLSNIFIDGSKYFGVGTNINSNHLRSKKDGIVTAVARFIRKGKTMHVSEIEIRDEKGQLINHTTMTNNIINR, encoded by the coding sequence ATGTATATAAAAGATAAAAGCAAGGAAGAAATATTAGAATTCATCAACAACTGGGGCGGAGAAACGTTTGCCAAAACTCTGGATATTAAGTTCACAGATATTGATGTTGAAAATGAAACACTGACTGCAACAATGCCTGTTTCACCAAAAATTCATCAGCCATTCGGAATTATGCACGGTGGTGCAAGCTGTGTTCTGGCAGAAACTATGGGTTCCAGCCTGTCTAATATTTTTATCGACGGTTCAAAATATTTCGGAGTGGGAACCAACATTAACTCCAACCATTTAAGAAGCAAAAAAGACGGAATCGTAACAGCCGTTGCAAGATTTATCCGAAAAGGAAAAACGATGCACGTTTCGGAAATAGAGATCCGCGATGAAAAAGGTCAGCTCATCAATCATACCACGATGACGAACAATATCATCAACCGATAA
- a CDS encoding HD domain-containing protein, which translates to MKIQKEIDFILAVDALKNVQRRNYNADDSRRENTAEHSWQIIILAQILFPYAKNRADIDLLRVIRMLSIHDLVEIEAGDTFIFDEAAMVGKFEREKVSAQKIFGILDEPLRSEFFNLWLEFEEEQTPDAVFACAIDRIMPFILNSHTSGKSWTEAGVTEKQIRNMLENAIIRASDELGEAFQMLLIKNLETEKVLK; encoded by the coding sequence ATGAAGATACAAAAGGAAATCGATTTTATTCTGGCCGTTGATGCCCTGAAAAATGTACAGCGAAGAAATTATAATGCAGATGATTCCAGAAGGGAAAATACGGCAGAACATTCGTGGCAGATTATTATTCTGGCGCAGATTCTGTTTCCTTATGCGAAAAACAGAGCGGATATTGATCTTTTGAGAGTGATCAGAATGCTGTCGATTCACGATTTGGTTGAAATTGAAGCAGGGGACACCTTTATATTTGATGAAGCTGCCATGGTCGGGAAATTTGAAAGAGAGAAAGTTTCGGCTCAGAAGATCTTCGGAATTTTGGATGAACCGCTGCGCTCAGAATTTTTTAACCTTTGGCTGGAATTTGAAGAAGAGCAGACTCCCGATGCTGTTTTTGCCTGTGCAATTGACCGCATTATGCCTTTTATCTTAAATTCCCACACTTCAGGAAAGAGCTGGACAGAAGCCGGAGTCACGGAAAAACAAATCAGAAATATGCTGGAAAATGCCATTATAAGGGCTTCTGATGAACTGGGAGAAGCTTTTCAGATGTTGTTAATTAAAAATCTTGAAACCGAAAAGGTATTGAAATAA
- a CDS encoding MarC family protein: MEIFNDFSIKEIITCFMVLFAVIDIIGSIPIVVSLQQKFGQIEAEKASITAGAIMLVFLFVGNKILKFIGVDVNSFAIAGAFVIFIIALEMILGIEINKTSEAKAASIVPIAFPLVAGAGTLTTTLSLKAEFHDINIIFGIILNTIFVYLVLKSATWLEKKMGDATLAILQKVFGIILLAISIKLFTANFAQLVQNYINF; this comes from the coding sequence ATGGAAATATTTAATGATTTTTCGATAAAAGAGATTATTACCTGTTTTATGGTTCTTTTTGCAGTGATTGATATCATTGGTTCTATCCCGATTGTGGTAAGTTTACAGCAGAAATTCGGGCAGATTGAAGCTGAAAAAGCATCCATTACCGCAGGAGCCATTATGCTTGTTTTTCTTTTCGTGGGAAACAAAATTCTGAAATTTATTGGTGTGGATGTTAATTCATTCGCAATTGCGGGAGCTTTTGTGATTTTTATCATAGCACTGGAAATGATTCTTGGAATTGAGATCAACAAAACGTCTGAAGCAAAGGCTGCATCCATCGTTCCCATCGCATTTCCGCTGGTTGCAGGAGCAGGAACCTTAACGACAACGCTTTCTCTGAAAGCCGAGTTTCATGACATTAACATTATTTTTGGAATTATTCTCAACACAATTTTCGTATATTTGGTGCTGAAATCTGCAACGTGGCTGGAGAAGAAAATGGGCGATGCGACACTTGCCATTTTACAGAAAGTTTTCGGAATTATCCTGTTGGCGATTTCAATTAAATTATTCACCGCGAATTTTGCGCAGCTGGTGCAGAATTACATTAATTTTTAA
- a CDS encoding BatD family protein, with product MQNRIIYILLLMSSVISYGQVNLSVTPDKTTYSSKEIVNLSIVLEVEGAEYNQQTKLRLPDFSKFNLIGTGSLSNGFIDPESNVAVSQTITRLALEPKQKGKVKIGSFLITINNKIYKTEPFDIFIKDVEKKPVAANNASKDVYLNMEIDDREVYQDQPTIAVVKVYSKNMDNFRRVRNIHLPEQDNLDVFPVSFTKSEIDPSDAGNMASQILAVFMVFPNEAGYVDIPGVSASLNSYANKNKIVSNKVKINVKKLPEGSPECFKNAVGNFNVTVVNTSKEKVEVKKPMNVLVKVSGEGNLKSMELPKIAQSPDYEVFAPKIISRVTVGTEGMKGEVLANYLVIPKKAGEINIKTEQFAFFDPSSKEYVDLGQQSLAVNAFSHDQILESRTAVEKVNEYTNTFLETVNTPVLKTTSFKVKEKKKFHWNVLFINIVILLSLFGMYLLFKTWQKKNRLSKEIQAPMPLGSVAETENEIREKFKTDINDYFGYLENLKDNEDYQKFFQTFDELDQEVKNQYSVNPADHLTDLLEKEKGSSIAEEYRNLIQRVQVEKYAPIKSSEGMDELLSSIVNLYSKISK from the coding sequence ATGCAGAACAGAATTATCTACATATTACTCTTAATGTCTTCCGTAATTTCTTACGGACAGGTAAATCTTTCTGTAACTCCGGATAAAACAACTTATAGCTCCAAAGAAATTGTAAATCTCAGCATCGTTCTTGAGGTAGAAGGAGCCGAATATAATCAGCAGACAAAACTTCGTCTTCCTGATTTTTCTAAATTCAATCTTATTGGTACCGGTTCACTGAGCAATGGATTTATAGATCCTGAAAGTAACGTTGCCGTTTCACAGACCATCACAAGACTTGCTCTTGAACCCAAACAGAAAGGAAAAGTAAAGATCGGATCTTTCCTTATTACCATCAACAATAAAATTTATAAGACGGAACCTTTTGACATTTTTATAAAAGATGTAGAAAAGAAACCGGTTGCTGCAAATAATGCTTCAAAAGACGTGTATCTCAATATGGAGATCGATGACCGTGAAGTATATCAGGATCAGCCTACCATTGCTGTTGTGAAGGTGTATTCAAAAAACATGGATAACTTCAGAAGAGTAAGAAATATTCATCTTCCCGAACAAGACAATCTGGATGTTTTTCCGGTAAGCTTTACAAAATCTGAGATTGATCCTTCCGACGCAGGAAATATGGCATCCCAGATTCTGGCTGTATTCATGGTGTTCCCGAATGAAGCGGGGTATGTGGATATTCCGGGAGTTTCTGCCTCTTTAAATTCCTATGCGAATAAAAATAAAATTGTTTCCAATAAAGTAAAGATCAACGTTAAAAAGCTTCCTGAAGGTTCTCCGGAATGTTTTAAGAATGCAGTCGGGAATTTTAATGTAACCGTTGTTAATACTTCAAAAGAAAAAGTTGAAGTAAAAAAACCGATGAATGTTCTGGTAAAAGTAAGCGGAGAAGGGAATCTTAAAAGCATGGAGCTTCCTAAAATTGCACAATCTCCGGATTATGAAGTTTTCGCTCCTAAGATCATTTCACGCGTAACGGTAGGAACGGAAGGAATGAAAGGAGAGGTGTTAGCCAATTATCTTGTAATTCCTAAAAAAGCGGGAGAAATTAATATTAAAACAGAACAGTTTGCCTTTTTCGATCCTTCCAGCAAAGAATATGTAGATCTTGGACAGCAGTCTTTAGCGGTAAATGCTTTTTCTCATGATCAGATTCTTGAATCCCGTACAGCGGTTGAAAAAGTGAATGAGTATACCAATACTTTTTTAGAAACGGTAAATACGCCTGTTTTAAAAACAACTTCATTTAAAGTAAAAGAAAAAAAGAAATTCCACTGGAATGTTCTTTTTATCAATATTGTTATTTTGCTTTCCTTATTCGGAATGTATCTTCTGTTTAAAACATGGCAGAAGAAAAACAGATTGTCTAAAGAAATTCAGGCTCCGATGCCATTAGGTTCTGTTGCTGAAACGGAAAATGAAATCCGTGAAAAGTTTAAAACCGACATCAACGATTATTTTGGCTATTTGGAAAATCTTAAAGATAATGAAGATTATCAGAAGTTTTTTCAAACCTTTGATGAACTTGATCAGGAAGTGAAAAATCAATATTCTGTAAATCCTGCTGATCATTTAACAGATTTGCTGGAAAAAGAAAAAGGCTCGTCAATAGCCGAAGAATACAGGAATCTTATTCAGAGAGTACAGGTTGAAAAATATGCTCCGATAAAATCTTCGGAAGGAATGGACGAACTTTTATCCTCCATCGTTAATTTGTATTCTAAGATTAGCAAATAA
- a CDS encoding PspC domain-containing protein, protein MNKTLSIGLAGFSFTIEEHAYIKLSDYLNALRSSLDASEADEVMHDIEIRMVEIFKDSMAKREVINDSDVERVIAQIGSPEKIEEQEEAYYSEKNTKKTGTSGTGYSDKKQLFRDPERQKIAGVCAGLAHYVGMDITAMRAIWLGVFILGIFTAAVSSTLVFLLYVILWAVLPKAETAADFLKMKGKPMNFDNLKNESNKLVQFANESTQRVGEIYIENKPYINNAGSGLWNVLRYILGGIFGFMSLSCLIGVFVVFGFMGADSDFPPVSQMNFYFDNDNMKYILMALITLGSLLPAMLFGLLSIKLISPKTKLRNTGWVIGALFLALITLGTYFGFSMAKREMFLKGHKEDTEEIAINTQSDSIYVDFKQVSIPQNFKGYDDDLYSDKVSVYERDWMHVDVTRKADIKTPYLIIKKEAKGYNLPLNVSVPVEVVNNKIVLPNYIKYPYEHRFRDYSIDYELVLPLKTVVIPVKKDGISFDGDLNADGINDDDQERDEDGKIKIEKNKITVNGSTIEYNSDDEDSIIVNGKKVPSNKADQVIDSMKSSIKKMKGANIDFKVDKDKNEISIQTK, encoded by the coding sequence ATGAACAAGACACTCTCAATAGGACTCGCAGGTTTTTCTTTTACCATAGAAGAACACGCATACATAAAACTTAGCGATTACCTGAATGCTCTGAGAAGTTCTCTGGACGCTTCGGAAGCAGATGAGGTAATGCATGACATAGAAATCAGAATGGTAGAAATCTTCAAAGATTCTATGGCAAAACGTGAAGTAATTAACGACTCGGATGTAGAAAGAGTAATTGCACAGATCGGAAGCCCTGAAAAAATCGAAGAGCAGGAAGAAGCATATTATTCTGAGAAAAATACAAAGAAAACAGGAACTTCCGGAACCGGATATTCTGATAAAAAGCAGTTGTTCCGCGATCCTGAAAGACAAAAAATTGCCGGTGTTTGCGCAGGTTTGGCACATTACGTAGGAATGGACATTACTGCGATGAGAGCGATCTGGCTTGGTGTTTTCATCCTGGGAATCTTCACGGCAGCCGTTTCTTCAACCTTGGTTTTCTTACTTTACGTTATTCTTTGGGCAGTTTTGCCAAAAGCAGAAACCGCAGCAGATTTCCTGAAAATGAAGGGAAAGCCTATGAACTTCGACAATCTTAAGAATGAGTCTAATAAATTGGTACAGTTTGCCAATGAATCTACTCAGAGGGTCGGAGAAATCTATATCGAAAACAAACCCTACATCAATAACGCCGGAAGCGGACTTTGGAATGTACTACGATATATTTTAGGAGGTATTTTCGGGTTTATGTCTTTGTCTTGTCTCATCGGAGTATTTGTAGTATTCGGTTTTATGGGAGCAGACAGCGATTTCCCTCCGGTAAGCCAGATGAACTTCTATTTTGATAACGATAATATGAAATACATTCTTATGGCACTGATTACTTTAGGAAGTTTATTGCCTGCGATGTTATTCGGATTATTAAGCATCAAATTAATTTCTCCTAAAACAAAACTGAGAAATACAGGCTGGGTAATCGGAGCTTTGTTCCTTGCACTGATCACTTTAGGAACTTACTTTGGATTCAGCATGGCAAAAAGAGAAATGTTCCTGAAAGGTCATAAAGAAGATACGGAAGAAATTGCGATCAATACACAGTCCGACAGTATTTATGTAGATTTCAAGCAGGTTTCTATTCCGCAAAACTTTAAAGGATATGATGATGATCTTTATTCAGACAAAGTTTCTGTATACGAAAGAGACTGGATGCATGTGGATGTAACGAGAAAAGCAGACATCAAAACACCTTATTTAATCATCAAGAAAGAAGCTAAAGGATACAATCTTCCGTTAAATGTAAGCGTTCCTGTAGAAGTGGTAAACAATAAAATCGTTCTTCCCAACTACATCAAATATCCTTACGAACACAGATTCAGAGATTACAGCATAGATTATGAACTGGTACTTCCTTTAAAAACCGTAGTGATCCCTGTGAAAAAAGACGGAATCAGCTTCGACGGAGATCTTAACGCAGACGGAATTAATGATGACGATCAGGAAAGAGACGAAGACGGAAAAATTAAAATCGAAAAAAATAAAATTACCGTAAATGGTTCTACGATTGAATACAACTCTGATGATGAAGACAGCATTATCGTTAACGGAAAAAAAGTTCCGAGCAATAAGGCAGATCAGGTAATCGACTCCATGAAAAGCAGCATCAAAAAGATGAAAGGAGCCAACATCGACTTCAAAGTGGATAAAGATAAAAACGAAATTTCCATACAAACCAAATAA
- a CDS encoding 1-acyl-sn-glycerol-3-phosphate acyltransferase, with translation MRKLIGKLLLKLMGWKVVLQGDENVLNRCILVVAPHTHNMEYILGNLSYWSLKKPLKIIIKDAHTKAWYGSVVKGLGGIGIDRSQKNDLVNFVAKQFEKDDFSLVITPEGTRSWVPKWRKGFYHMALAAKVPIVLAAGDFKRKIIYLGYTIPYERIASAPFTEIMQEIQDYYIKNDIVPKIPENWNPNIMGNDSEAKG, from the coding sequence ATGAGAAAGCTGATCGGCAAACTGCTGCTAAAATTAATGGGCTGGAAAGTCGTTCTTCAGGGCGACGAAAACGTTCTGAACAGATGTATTCTTGTAGTCGCGCCGCACACGCACAACATGGAATATATTTTAGGAAACCTATCCTACTGGTCTCTGAAAAAACCATTAAAAATCATCATCAAAGATGCACACACCAAAGCATGGTACGGAAGCGTGGTAAAAGGTCTGGGCGGAATCGGGATCGACAGAAGCCAGAAAAATGATCTGGTGAATTTCGTAGCCAAACAGTTTGAAAAAGACGATTTCAGTCTGGTCATCACTCCCGAAGGAACAAGAAGCTGGGTTCCGAAATGGAGAAAAGGTTTTTACCACATGGCTTTAGCGGCAAAAGTTCCTATCGTTCTCGCGGCAGGAGATTTTAAAAGAAAAATTATTTATCTCGGCTATACCATTCCCTACGAAAGAATTGCATCTGCACCGTTTACCGAAATTATGCAGGAAATTCAGGATTACTACATAAAAAATGATATAGTACCTAAAATCCCGGAAAACTGGAATCCGAATATCATGGGAAATGATTCTGAGGCTAAAGGTTAG
- a CDS encoding cytochrome P450 produces the protein MTPNYNYPAEIKGKRKLYSLFYGVNNPLEVISGNHAIAGDTYYLKATLTNKNFIFSQDKEFIEYILKQNQKNYFKSDIQSVTLRKYLGKGLLTNNGKDWLKQRRLIQPGFSKAKIAELISIMNEEINKAFTPFPDEPEIDLHDFFHTLTFNIVAKTLFSSDIDEESVKELGKIITEVQEVFAKEVRIPFYSQFLKSIGVIDKMIKKSTEAKNIIQGVLDKRRNSKEEKNDLLDMLIQARYEDTQLPMSDEQLIDEMLILFIAGHETTANALSFIFFEISLNPEAEQKLKAEIATESENAFGTESLMKKSYTTNIIKEAMRLHSPAWAIDRQALEDDNFKNYSWKKGTLIILYITGLHRNPKYWNDPDSFIPERFDDENAKNFAYYPFGAGPRLCIGEHFAMMEMALIVRRFYKSYTFRSYHKELQKKALVTLRTVSLKGKIIKNLI, from the coding sequence ATGACGCCAAATTACAATTATCCTGCAGAAATCAAAGGAAAACGAAAACTGTATTCTCTTTTTTACGGAGTAAATAATCCCTTGGAAGTAATCAGTGGAAATCATGCCATTGCAGGAGATACTTATTATCTTAAAGCTACTTTAACGAATAAGAATTTTATCTTTTCTCAGGATAAGGAATTCATCGAATATATTTTAAAACAAAACCAGAAAAATTATTTCAAATCTGATATCCAGTCCGTTACTTTAAGAAAATATCTCGGGAAAGGACTGCTTACGAACAATGGAAAAGACTGGCTGAAACAAAGGAGACTTATACAGCCCGGTTTTAGTAAAGCTAAAATTGCTGAACTTATCTCTATCATGAACGAAGAAATAAATAAAGCTTTTACGCCTTTTCCTGATGAACCTGAAATCGATCTGCATGATTTTTTCCACACCCTTACTTTTAATATTGTTGCAAAAACACTTTTCAGTTCGGATATTGATGAAGAAAGCGTAAAAGAACTTGGGAAAATTATTACAGAAGTTCAGGAAGTTTTTGCCAAAGAAGTAAGAATACCTTTCTATTCACAGTTTTTGAAAAGTATTGGTGTCATCGATAAAATGATCAAGAAAAGTACTGAAGCCAAAAATATTATTCAGGGTGTTCTGGATAAACGCAGAAATTCGAAGGAAGAAAAAAATGATTTGCTGGATATGCTTATTCAGGCGAGATATGAAGACACGCAGCTTCCGATGTCTGATGAACAACTTATTGATGAAATGCTCATTCTTTTCATTGCAGGACACGAAACAACAGCCAATGCATTAAGCTTTATCTTTTTTGAGATCAGTCTAAACCCTGAAGCTGAACAAAAGCTAAAGGCTGAAATTGCCACAGAAAGTGAAAATGCTTTCGGGACAGAAAGCTTAATGAAAAAATCTTATACCACAAATATTATCAAAGAAGCAATGCGGCTGCATTCTCCGGCATGGGCAATCGACAGACAGGCTTTAGAAGATGATAATTTTAAAAATTACTCTTGGAAAAAAGGAACTTTAATAATCCTCTATATTACAGGGCTGCACAGAAACCCGAAATATTGGAATGATCCCGATTCCTTTATTCCGGAACGTTTTGATGATGAAAATGCTAAAAATTTCGCTTATTATCCTTTCGGAGCGGGACCGAGACTCTGCATCGGAGAACACTTTGCCATGATGGAAATGGCACTTATCGTCCGTAGATTCTATAAAAGCTACACTTTTAGATCATATCATAAAGAATTACAGAAAAAAGCTTTGGTTACGTTAAGAACAGTGAGCTTAAAAGGTAAAATTATTAAAAATTTAATCTGA